The Microcoleus sp. AS-A8 genome window below encodes:
- a CDS encoding LuxR C-terminal-related transcriptional regulator, protein MTSSLKLLFEAINQAHSEHDLRSHLVPKIGEYFAAQRWGIFFFDQLPLADKSFQKILKVGLSIEHNPVMRYLVERHFPAHDALVTSPKAWRIICPRPDHWHVMAGPIVNCGQLVGVVSCTRDKSMPAFDTQNLADLSAICLHLSVWTATVRPQHQPLKSDRLTPRELQIAELVALGRTNAEIGNELWITENSVKQALKRMFRKLEVSSRAEMVAQLSATRHYSPEAILAPFV, encoded by the coding sequence ATGACAAGTTCTTTGAAGCTTCTTTTTGAAGCTATCAACCAAGCCCATAGTGAACATGACCTGCGATCGCATCTCGTGCCAAAAATTGGTGAGTATTTTGCAGCTCAACGCTGGGGGATTTTTTTCTTCGACCAACTTCCCTTAGCAGATAAAAGTTTTCAGAAAATCCTGAAAGTTGGGCTATCAATTGAGCATAATCCTGTTATGCGTTATTTAGTGGAGCGCCATTTTCCTGCCCACGATGCATTGGTGACATCACCCAAGGCTTGGAGAATAATTTGTCCGCGTCCCGATCATTGGCACGTAATGGCGGGACCAATCGTAAATTGCGGTCAATTAGTGGGTGTAGTGAGCTGCACCCGTGACAAGTCAATGCCTGCCTTTGATACACAAAATCTAGCTGATTTGAGTGCCATCTGTTTGCACTTATCTGTTTGGACTGCAACAGTGAGACCGCAGCACCAACCCTTGAAAAGCGATCGCTTAACGCCTCGTGAGTTGCAAATTGCAGAATTGGTGGCTTTGGGGCGAACTAACGCAGAAATTGGGAATGAACTTTGGATTACTGAAAATTCTGTGAAGCAAGCCTTAAAGCGAATGTTCCGTAAGCTTGAGGTTTCGTCTCGTGCAGAGATGGTTGCACAACTTTCAGCTACGAGACATTATTCACCGGAGGCAATCCTAGCTCCATTTGTGTAA
- a CDS encoding AbiV family abortive infection protein: MIGEQHREHLEKYWRLSQRFFQEGDYALSTFFAISLIEEVGKVIILGNKKVSGKLDKKAFYKHQNKYIYAVYTTLLINSRVTRIYGENENRFAKWFREEELFKLRNKALYAEISPEGVLVPEQMIDSKDSFLLICIGGEILAEIQGTYTGTGASAWNRLIDEVDTFRESNSQYMM, from the coding sequence ATGATTGGCGAACAACATCGAGAGCATCTTGAAAAATACTGGAGGCTTAGTCAGCGTTTTTTCCAAGAAGGTGATTATGCCCTTTCCACTTTTTTCGCTATTTCGTTAATTGAAGAAGTAGGAAAAGTTATTATTTTAGGTAACAAAAAAGTTTCAGGAAAATTGGACAAGAAAGCTTTTTACAAGCATCAAAATAAGTACATTTATGCAGTTTATACAACATTATTAATAAATTCGCGTGTCACTCGGATTTATGGAGAAAATGAGAATCGTTTTGCAAAGTGGTTTCGAGAAGAAGAGTTATTTAAATTGCGAAATAAAGCCTTGTATGCAGAAATAAGCCCAGAAGGAGTCTTGGTACCTGAGCAAATGATTGATTCTAAAGATTCTTTTCTTCTCATATGTATTGGTGGCGAGATATTAGCCGAAATTCAGGGAACATATACAGGAACGGGAGCTAGTGCATGGAACCGACTTATAGACGAGGTTGATACCTTTAGAGAAAGTAATTCACAATACATGATGTGA
- the alr gene encoding alanine racemase: MQELQRTTGVTHRKLEEGFPRTVDAFGDLCQRAWVEIDQGALCHNVRQLRKLLSAPTQLMAVVKADAYGHGATMVARIALEAGARGLCVATLQEGIQLREAGIEAPILLLGAMNIPEQVKAIAHWQLEPTICTPEQAWMFSETLSGLKKTLPVHLKLDTGMSRLGMPWQEATQFVQLVKRLPYLKIASIYSHLATADSPDPTTMRLQHQRFEDAIAQLRNAGIQPPCLHLANSAATLADSSIHYDWVRAGLALYGLYPAEHLRNAVDLHPVMQVKARVTQVKTIPPGTGVSYGYQFIADEETRIAIVGIGYADGVPRNLSNKMTVLIRGQQVRQIGAITMDQMMLDVSALPDIQTGEVVTLIGQDGGLQISADDWAQSLGTISWEILCSFKHRLPRVAVSDGMLA; this comes from the coding sequence ATGCAAGAGCTACAGCGGACGACTGGGGTGACGCATAGAAAGTTGGAAGAGGGATTTCCCCGTACCGTTGATGCGTTTGGCGACCTTTGTCAACGTGCCTGGGTAGAGATTGATCAAGGGGCTTTATGCCATAATGTGCGGCAACTGAGAAAGCTGTTGTCAGCACCAACTCAACTGATGGCGGTGGTGAAAGCGGATGCCTATGGGCATGGGGCAACAATGGTTGCTCGAATTGCGTTAGAGGCGGGTGCGCGTGGGCTATGTGTTGCCACGTTGCAAGAGGGGATTCAACTGCGAGAAGCGGGGATTGAAGCACCAATTTTGCTTTTGGGGGCGATGAATATTCCTGAACAAGTGAAAGCGATCGCACATTGGCAATTGGAACCCACAATCTGCACCCCCGAACAAGCTTGGATGTTTTCTGAAACGCTGAGTGGGTTGAAAAAAACCTTACCCGTACACCTGAAGCTAGATACTGGAATGTCACGGTTGGGGATGCCTTGGCAAGAGGCAACGCAATTTGTTCAGCTAGTCAAGCGATTACCTTATCTGAAAATTGCTAGTATCTACTCTCATCTGGCTACTGCTGATAGTCCCGATCCCACGACTATGAGACTGCAACATCAGCGCTTTGAGGATGCGATCGCACAACTTCGGAATGCTGGAATTCAGCCACCCTGTTTACACTTAGCGAACTCCGCTGCCACCTTAGCAGACTCATCAATACACTACGATTGGGTACGTGCGGGGCTTGCCTTGTATGGGCTTTACCCGGCTGAACACTTGCGAAATGCGGTTGATCTCCACCCAGTGATGCAGGTGAAAGCGCGAGTAACACAAGTGAAAACGATTCCCCCTGGCACAGGTGTTAGCTATGGTTATCAATTTATTGCCGACGAGGAAACGCGCATTGCGATCGTTGGTATTGGCTACGCGGACGGAGTTCCTCGTAACCTCTCGAATAAAATGACTGTCCTGATTCGGGGTCAGCAGGTACGGCAGATTGGCGCGATTACAATGGATCAGATGATGTTGGATGTGAGTGCCCTTCCCGATATACAGACTGGGGAAGTGGTCACGCTGATTGGGCAGGATGGAGGTTTGCAAATATCTGCTGATGACTGGGCACAATCTTTAGGAACCATTTCCTGGGAAATCCTTTGCAGTTTTAAGCATCGGCTACCCCGCGTGGCAGTCAGTGACGGGATGTTAGCGTAG
- a CDS encoding M48 family metallopeptidase, which translates to MNKRYWLTQFKKNAVAIASICALVLAPTATPPTFARSDDPAPTPYALAETELPENFYVLYRIVERIARANNLDQHPWRVVIDSEYNINAHATDANLIVINRGLLDQLAGDSSAVACVVSHEMAHHAHRHIAIRSSEYAKELEQLARLNPTRRQQRMADLNKRMGQLSRLQELDADASGYKYAVQAGFEPEGCLRSLDVLSRLPGSGHSSEKHPSVQERLTAIQSLIRKRPPEQLALLGRRHLRTTKALTYYWSADEKWLRINSRRGDCFKCDLDRVLTNR; encoded by the coding sequence ATGAACAAACGATACTGGCTAACTCAATTCAAGAAAAATGCTGTTGCGATCGCATCTATCTGTGCGTTGGTATTGGCTCCAACTGCCACTCCCCCCACCTTCGCCCGTTCGGATGATCCTGCTCCCACTCCCTACGCCCTTGCTGAAACAGAACTTCCCGAAAACTTCTACGTACTCTATCGCATCGTGGAACGGATAGCTCGTGCCAACAACCTCGACCAACATCCTTGGCGGGTGGTTATCGACTCCGAATACAACATCAATGCTCATGCCACCGATGCCAATTTGATTGTGATCAATCGAGGGCTACTCGACCAGTTGGCAGGGGATAGCTCCGCCGTTGCTTGCGTTGTCAGTCATGAAATGGCGCACCATGCTCATCGACACATTGCTATCCGTAGCAGTGAGTACGCCAAGGAGTTAGAGCAACTTGCTCGATTAAACCCCACTAGACGACAGCAACGCATGGCTGATTTGAATAAGCGCATGGGTCAGTTGAGTCGATTGCAAGAGTTAGACGCCGATGCCTCTGGGTATAAATATGCCGTCCAAGCAGGCTTTGAACCAGAAGGGTGTTTGCGTAGCCTGGATGTTCTCTCTCGATTACCCGGAAGCGGACACTCCAGTGAAAAACACCCATCTGTGCAAGAGCGACTTACGGCTATCCAATCGCTTATCAGGAAACGTCCTCCTGAGCAACTGGCATTGCTGGGTCGTCGGCATCTTCGCACGACTAAGGCTTTGACTTATTACTGGTCGGCAGATGAAAAGTGGTTACGGATTAATTCTAGGCGTGGTGACTGTTTTAAGTGTGACTTAGACCGCGTCTTAACCAATCGATGA
- a CDS encoding rhodanese-like domain-containing protein: MPNEVSEKGVNRYLCLLILIIFISILGVGALSVGALVNHMDILTFIASFNTKQITVAELQQGKVKSVVLIDVRSPEEYVEDHIGQSLFVPLTYIEAGVGVKRIRDIAQASTQSNHTQPTIVLYCTSGMRSVKAYQKLEKTGLNLVVLKGSITAWRKAIPAQKEAEILSRIDIMYLTHSSVRE, translated from the coding sequence ATGCCAAATGAAGTTTCAGAAAAAGGGGTTAATCGTTATTTATGTCTTTTGATTTTGATTATTTTTATCAGCATTCTCGGTGTTGGAGCTTTAAGTGTAGGAGCATTGGTTAACCATATGGATATCCTAACTTTTATCGCAAGTTTCAATACTAAACAAATAACAGTTGCCGAATTGCAGCAGGGTAAGGTGAAATCTGTGGTTTTAATTGATGTGCGATCGCCAGAAGAATACGTTGAAGACCACATCGGTCAGAGTTTGTTTGTCCCCCTAACATATATTGAAGCTGGAGTCGGCGTAAAGCGTATTCGTGATATTGCTCAAGCGAGTACCCAGTCTAATCATACTCAGCCAACTATCGTACTTTATTGTACATCCGGTATGCGATCGGTTAAGGCATACCAGAAGTTGGAAAAAACTGGGCTAAATTTGGTTGTCCTCAAAGGGAGTATCACAGCATGGCGAAAAGCTATACCTGCCCAAAAAGAGGCGGAGATATTATCTCGAATTGACATCATGTATCTGACGCACTCATCCGTCAGGGAATAA
- a CDS encoding alpha/beta hydrolase — protein sequence MFQFQPPGFGLNVVDTSLGAMVYYTPVASPWKVDSPEEKNLPPLIFLHNFGGGASAYEWSKVYPAFATTYRVIAPDLIGWGQSAHPIRDYQVSDYLTTLAEFLSQVSDSPVPVVASSLTGALVIRLAIERPELFKALFLVCPSGFADFGQDAGRRLPLNVIRIPLLNNLIYSLGATNEAAVSNFLVQFLFAKPERVSQEMVEAYLASAQQPNGEYAALAFLRGDLYFDLSLYIPQLTVPTVIFWGEEAQFTRQDLGQRLAGLNPEMIRGFEVIPETGVLPHLEQPEVMIGLLQRYLF from the coding sequence ATGTTCCAGTTTCAACCCCCTGGATTTGGGCTAAACGTCGTTGATACCTCCTTGGGTGCAATGGTTTACTATACTCCCGTTGCATCCCCTTGGAAGGTAGATAGCCCAGAAGAGAAAAATTTACCTCCACTCATTTTCCTGCATAATTTTGGTGGTGGGGCTTCCGCTTACGAGTGGTCTAAAGTGTATCCCGCTTTTGCGACTACGTACCGGGTCATTGCTCCTGATTTAATTGGCTGGGGGCAATCAGCTCACCCCATCCGAGATTATCAAGTGAGTGACTATTTGACGACACTGGCGGAGTTTCTCTCCCAGGTGAGTGACTCCCCAGTACCTGTTGTAGCCTCTTCTCTAACAGGTGCTTTGGTGATTCGCCTTGCCATTGAACGTCCGGAATTGTTCAAGGCGCTGTTTCTAGTTTGTCCATCGGGATTTGCTGACTTTGGGCAAGATGCTGGGCGTAGATTGCCACTGAATGTAATTAGAATACCCCTGTTAAACAACCTGATTTATAGTCTGGGGGCGACGAATGAAGCAGCTGTGAGTAACTTTCTGGTGCAGTTTCTGTTTGCCAAGCCAGAACGAGTATCCCAGGAAATGGTAGAGGCTTATTTAGCCTCTGCCCAGCAACCCAATGGGGAATACGCTGCGTTAGCTTTTTTGAGGGGTGACTTATACTTTGATTTGTCCCTTTATATCCCGCAACTAACAGTGCCGACTGTCATATTTTGGGGAGAAGAAGCTCAATTTACTCGCCAAGATTTGGGGCAGCGTTTGGCAGGTTTGAACCCGGAAATGATTCGAGGATTTGAGGTGATTCCAGAAACTGGCGTATTGCCGCATCTGGAGCAGCCGGAGGTGATGATTGGATTATTGCAGCGCTATTTATTTTAA
- a CDS encoding GAF domain-containing protein — MNNLSLPDILEQILATDREPDAVFSALLPALGEVLQCHRCFLYLRNPHTKIGKIDYCWLRSDRYPDVTDSDWKAEPESLPDEDPLFAAALRTKPSIFVEDVETANPEVVNRDFERKSFGHRALIHSHLCQDSLLWGILQPCLFEQPRVWTEFDRFVITQVEKQITPFAITYVKANCP, encoded by the coding sequence ATGAATAACCTAAGTCTACCCGATATCTTAGAACAAATTTTAGCAACCGACCGTGAGCCAGATGCGGTCTTTTCCGCTTTGCTGCCAGCTTTAGGCGAAGTGTTGCAGTGCCACCGCTGCTTTCTTTACCTACGTAATCCACACACTAAAATAGGTAAAATCGATTATTGTTGGCTTCGCAGCGATCGCTACCCCGATGTCACTGACTCAGACTGGAAAGCAGAACCAGAATCGTTGCCCGACGAAGATCCACTGTTTGCTGCCGCCTTACGTACCAAGCCGTCGATTTTTGTGGAAGATGTCGAGACGGCTAATCCAGAGGTAGTCAACCGAGATTTCGAGCGAAAAAGCTTTGGACACAGAGCCTTAATTCATTCCCACCTGTGCCAGGACAGCCTTTTATGGGGAATTTTGCAACCCTGTCTTTTCGAGCAGCCTAGAGTATGGACTGAATTTGATCGCTTCGTGATTACTCAAGTAGAGAAACAGATTACACCCTTTGCCATCACCTATGTAAAAGCAAATTGTCCTTAA